From the genome of Brevundimonas sp. NIBR11:
CCAGCCCAGATTACCCGCCACGCGCTTGCGACAGACCGCGCTCTCGTGGACGGCGAAGGCGCCCGGATGCAGGTCGCGCTCCAGCACCGGAACATCCCGGAAGGCCATGAATGGACCACCGGCGGCGCCGAACGCCGACCAGGCCGGGCCGTGGTCGCTCTGCGGCCGACCGGAACGGGCGAAGCTGGTCCAGTAGTCGATCATGGCGTCCGAGATACGGGTCTCGACGGCCGTATCCGGGATAACGGGCCAGTTCGGCGGCGTCGTCCTCAGTGTGCCGAACAGATAGGGCAGTTCCGACGCATGGAAGGCGTGCAGCCCCGCCTCGTCCATGGCCGGATAGCCGTGGTCGAACATGTAGAGGTAGGACGGCTGGCCGATGGCGGCCTGTGACCGCGTAAGCCGCTCGGCCGTCCAGCCATAGAAGGCGTCGCGCGTGCTGGCCAGGATGCTCTCGTCCATCGTCGCTGCCGGATAGAGCCGCAGATACTCGTCGGCCAGATCGCCGTAGCGCTCGCGGATCGCTTGGTCGTAGGCGCCGGCGCTGGCCGGAGCGGCTGGGGCAAGAACGCGCAACGAGCGGATCTCGCCGCTGTTGAACCCGGCCAGGATCGGCACCGGAGCCTGTTCGCCGCGATTGAAGACGTCGAGCATCTCTTCGCGCAGCACGACCCCATCGATGATCCCGGCCGGGAAGAAGCCGGCCAGGGCCGCGCCGTCGGTCAGGGTCTGCGGGTCCATGTTTCGCAGCGCAGCGACGTCGGCGGCCTGCAGGGCGGACGCGATCGCCGCGCCGCGCTGTTCCGCCGAGGGCGCGCCGTGGACGCTGTCGCGCAGCGCGGACATCGACATGAAGTAGGAGCTCTGGGCGATGGCCTTGTCGAACAGGCCACGCGCGCCGGGCGCGGTGAGCAGATACAGGATGCTGAGGCCGCCGGCGGACTCGCCCGCAACGGTGACGTTGTCGGGGTCGCCGCCGAACGCCGCGATGTTTCGCTGGACCCACTCCAGGGCGGCGATCTGATCCATGACCCCGTAGTTGCCGGAGGTGCGGGTGGGAGATTCCCGGCTCAGTCCCGGGTGCGCCAGATAGCCCAGGACGCCGAGGCGGTAGTTGATCGAG
Proteins encoded in this window:
- a CDS encoding carboxylesterase family protein; amino-acid sequence: MRPFLLGAGLVAFLAACASMPEAAAPGQGPVVQAAAGPVEGVREGDVSVFRGIPYAQPPVGLNRWRPPLPMEPWTRVRRAVDFGPACIQPTPRVSTIYSQDLGSTSENCLSLNVWSPNTAGKAPVIVWIHGGSLVAGSSKEPMYDGATLAEEGVVVVSINYRLGVLGYLAHPGLSRESPTRTSGNYGVMDQIAALEWVQRNIAAFGGDPDNVTVAGESAGGLSILYLLTAPGARGLFDKAIAQSSYFMSMSALRDSVHGAPSAEQRGAAIASALQAADVAALRNMDPQTLTDGAALAGFFPAGIIDGVVLREEMLDVFNRGEQAPVPILAGFNSGEIRSLRVLAPAAPASAGAYDQAIRERYGDLADEYLRLYPAATMDESILASTRDAFYGWTAERLTRSQAAIGQPSYLYMFDHGYPAMDEAGLHAFHASELPYLFGTLRTTPPNWPVIPDTAVETRISDAMIDYWTSFARSGRPQSDHGPAWSAFGAAGGPFMAFRDVPVLERDLHPGAFAVHESAVCRKRVAGNLGWYWNVGLNSPVLPPSAACP